From one Lycium barbarum isolate Lr01 chromosome 6, ASM1917538v2, whole genome shotgun sequence genomic stretch:
- the LOC132598927 gene encoding telomere repeat-binding factor 1-like isoform X3 has translation MGAPKQKWTPDEEAALKAGVRKHGPGKWRTILKDPEFSGVLNARSNVDLKDKWRNMSVMANGWGSREKARLALKRMNQAHKQEESSLALTTEAHSDEEIAEARLATTSSGTPQIGGSKRSIIRLDNLIMEAISNLKELGGSNKTTIATYIEMKRKYRIAPMPVLSDRRRIPSVPLLESRQRISSRVDQDDINMLTKAQVDLELTKMSMIPQEAAAAAAQAVAEAEVAIAEAEDASRVADVAEAEAEAAQAFAEAAMKALRGRSTPRTMELSRVEVQYAT, from the exons ATGGGTGCACCTAAACAGAAGTGGACTCCAGACGAAGAAGCTGCTCTTAAAGCTGGGGTGCGTAAGCATGGACCAGGCAAATGGCGGACAATCCTCAAGGACCCAGAATTTAGTGGAGTGTTGAACGCGCGTTCAAATGTAGATCTGAAG GACAAGTGGAGGAACATGAGCGTGATGGCAAATGGCTGGGGTTCTAGAGAGAAAGCAAGGTTGGCTCTCAAAAGAATGAATCAAGCCCATAAACAGGAGGAGAGTTCTTTAGCTCTTACCACTGAGGCTCATAGTGATGAGGAAATTGCTGAAGCAAGACTAGCTACTACTTCTAGTGGTACTCCACAGATTGGTGGGTCAAAAAGATCTATCATAAG ATTGGATAATCTTATAATGGAGGCTATAAGCAACTTGAAGGAGCTGGGTGGTTCCAACAAGACTACTATAGCTACATACATAGAG ATGAAGCGAAAGTATAGAATAGCACCAATGCCAGTATTATCTGACAGAAGAAGAATCCCTTCCGTTCCTCTCTTGGAAAGCAGGCAGAGGATCTCCTCTAGGGTTGATCAGGATGATATAAACATGCTCACTAAGGCTCAAGTAGATTTGGAGTTAACTAAGATGAGTATGATACCTCAAGAGGCAGCAGCTGCTGCTGCACAAGCTGTTGCAGAAGCAGAAGTAGCCATAGCAGAAGCTGAGGATGCTTCTAGAGTGGCTGATGTTGCTGAGGCTGAAGCCGAAGCTGCACAAGCCTTTGCAGAAGCTGCAATGAAGGCACTACGAGGGAGAAGCACCCCAAGGACG ATGGAACTTTCCAGAGTTGAGGTTCAATATGCCACTTAG
- the LOC132598927 gene encoding telomere repeat-binding factor 1-like isoform X1 — MGAPKQKWTPDEEAALKAGVRKHGPGKWRTILKDPEFSGVLNARSNVDLKDKWRNMSVMANGWGSREKARLALKRMNQAHKQEESSLALTTEAHSDEEIAEARLATTSSGTPQIGGSKRSIIRLDNLIMEAISNLKELGGSNKTTIATYIEDQYWAPPNFKRLLSAKLKYLTATGRLIKMKRKYRIAPMPVLSDRRRIPSVPLLESRQRISSRVDQDDINMLTKAQVDLELTKMSMIPQEAAAAAAQAVAEAEVAIAEAEDASRVADVAEAEAEAAQAFAEAAMKALRGRSTPRTMELSRVEVQYAT, encoded by the exons ATGGGTGCACCTAAACAGAAGTGGACTCCAGACGAAGAAGCTGCTCTTAAAGCTGGGGTGCGTAAGCATGGACCAGGCAAATGGCGGACAATCCTCAAGGACCCAGAATTTAGTGGAGTGTTGAACGCGCGTTCAAATGTAGATCTGAAG GACAAGTGGAGGAACATGAGCGTGATGGCAAATGGCTGGGGTTCTAGAGAGAAAGCAAGGTTGGCTCTCAAAAGAATGAATCAAGCCCATAAACAGGAGGAGAGTTCTTTAGCTCTTACCACTGAGGCTCATAGTGATGAGGAAATTGCTGAAGCAAGACTAGCTACTACTTCTAGTGGTACTCCACAGATTGGTGGGTCAAAAAGATCTATCATAAG ATTGGATAATCTTATAATGGAGGCTATAAGCAACTTGAAGGAGCTGGGTGGTTCCAACAAGACTACTATAGCTACATACATAGAG GATCAATACTGGGCACCTCCAAACTTTAAAAGGCTACTTTCAGCGAAACTTAAGTATTTAACTGCAACTGGGAGACTTATTAAG ATGAAGCGAAAGTATAGAATAGCACCAATGCCAGTATTATCTGACAGAAGAAGAATCCCTTCCGTTCCTCTCTTGGAAAGCAGGCAGAGGATCTCCTCTAGGGTTGATCAGGATGATATAAACATGCTCACTAAGGCTCAAGTAGATTTGGAGTTAACTAAGATGAGTATGATACCTCAAGAGGCAGCAGCTGCTGCTGCACAAGCTGTTGCAGAAGCAGAAGTAGCCATAGCAGAAGCTGAGGATGCTTCTAGAGTGGCTGATGTTGCTGAGGCTGAAGCCGAAGCTGCACAAGCCTTTGCAGAAGCTGCAATGAAGGCACTACGAGGGAGAAGCACCCCAAGGACG ATGGAACTTTCCAGAGTTGAGGTTCAATATGCCACTTAG
- the LOC132598927 gene encoding telomere repeat-binding factor 1-like isoform X2: MGAPKQKWTPDEEAALKAGVRKHGPGKWRTILKDPEFSGVLNARSNVDLKDKWRNMSVMANGWGSREKARLALKRMNQAHKQEESSLALTTEAHSDEEIAEARLATTSSGTPQIGGSKRSIIRLDNLIMEAISNLKELGGSNKTTIATYIEDQYWAPPNFKRLLSAKLKYLTATGRLIKMKRKYRIAPMPVLSDRRRIPSVPLLESRQRISSRVDQDDINMLTKAQVDLELTKMSMIPQEAAAAAAQAVAEAEVAIAEAEDASRVADVAEAEAEAAQAFAEAAMKALRGRSTPRTVY; encoded by the exons ATGGGTGCACCTAAACAGAAGTGGACTCCAGACGAAGAAGCTGCTCTTAAAGCTGGGGTGCGTAAGCATGGACCAGGCAAATGGCGGACAATCCTCAAGGACCCAGAATTTAGTGGAGTGTTGAACGCGCGTTCAAATGTAGATCTGAAG GACAAGTGGAGGAACATGAGCGTGATGGCAAATGGCTGGGGTTCTAGAGAGAAAGCAAGGTTGGCTCTCAAAAGAATGAATCAAGCCCATAAACAGGAGGAGAGTTCTTTAGCTCTTACCACTGAGGCTCATAGTGATGAGGAAATTGCTGAAGCAAGACTAGCTACTACTTCTAGTGGTACTCCACAGATTGGTGGGTCAAAAAGATCTATCATAAG ATTGGATAATCTTATAATGGAGGCTATAAGCAACTTGAAGGAGCTGGGTGGTTCCAACAAGACTACTATAGCTACATACATAGAG GATCAATACTGGGCACCTCCAAACTTTAAAAGGCTACTTTCAGCGAAACTTAAGTATTTAACTGCAACTGGGAGACTTATTAAG ATGAAGCGAAAGTATAGAATAGCACCAATGCCAGTATTATCTGACAGAAGAAGAATCCCTTCCGTTCCTCTCTTGGAAAGCAGGCAGAGGATCTCCTCTAGGGTTGATCAGGATGATATAAACATGCTCACTAAGGCTCAAGTAGATTTGGAGTTAACTAAGATGAGTATGATACCTCAAGAGGCAGCAGCTGCTGCTGCACAAGCTGTTGCAGAAGCAGAAGTAGCCATAGCAGAAGCTGAGGATGCTTCTAGAGTGGCTGATGTTGCTGAGGCTGAAGCCGAAGCTGCACAAGCCTTTGCAGAAGCTGCAATGAAGGCACTACGAGGGAGAAGCACCCCAAGGACG GTTTATTAA